GGATGCACCGCTGCCCGAGCACGAGCAGAGCCAGGAGCTGATCGACTTCGTGAACGCGGTCGTTCCGGCTGGTGCACCTGCTGGCCGTCCGACGGACAAGGAGCCGCGGTTCAAGGTCGGGGATGTCGTGCGCATGGGCATCGACGTGCCCTTCGGCCACAGCCGTCGTGCCGGCTACGTCCGCGGCAAGACAGGGGTGATCATCAGCCACCACGGCTCGTTCATCTACCCCGACTCCGCGGGCAACGGACACGGCGACGCTCCCGAGCACCTCTACACCGTGCAGTTCTCGGCCGAGGAGCTGTGGGGTGCGCAATACGCCGACCCCAACGGAAGCACGTGCTTCGACGTCTGGGATCCCTACATCGAGCTGGTCGAGAAGGAAGGAGCGGTCGCATGAGTGGCCTCGTGAAGTCGCAGGAAGAAATCGCCGCGCGCGTCAAGGCGCTGGAGTCGATGCTCATCGAGCAGGGCGTGATGACGACGTCGATGGTCGACCGGATGGTCGAGATCTACGAGAACGAGGTCGGACCGCACCTCGGCGCCCAGCTGATCGCCAAGGCGTGGAGTGACCCCGAGTTCAAGGCTCGCCTGCTCGAGGACGCCACCGAGGCCGCGAAGGAGCTCGGCATCAGCGGTCTCCAGGGCGAGGACCTCGTCGCACTGGAGAACACCGACGACGTCCACAACGCCATCGTGTGCACTCTCTGCTCCTGCTACCCCTGGCCGGTGATGGGGCTGCCCCCGAACTGGTACAAGGAGCCCCAGTACCGGTCCCGCATTGTCCGCGAGCCCCGCAAGGTGCTCGCCGAGGAGTTCGGGTTCGACGTACCGGTGGACAAGGAGATCCGGGTCTGGGACTCGAGCTCGGAGATGCGGTACTTCGTGATGCCCCAGCGTCCCGCCGGCACCGACGGTTGGTCCGAGGAGCAGCTCGCTGCCCTGGTCACCCGCGACTCGATGATCGGTGTCGCCCCGGCGAAGGCCGCATCATGAGCGTGGGTACCCGTGATCGGCCCTCGGCAGAGGAACGCCGGGCTGTCGAGGACCTCGTCTGCGACATGCCCGGCGTCCGGGCCGGCGATCTCGCGTTCGACGAGCCGTGGGAGATCCGTGCCTTCGCGCTCGCGGTCAGCGCCCACAAAACCGGACAGTTCGACTGGTCGCAGTTCCAAGGTGCGCTGATCGCATCGATCTCGGCCTGGGAGAAGGAGAACCCGGGCCTCGACGACCCGTCGTGGTCGTACTACGAGCACTGGGTCGCCGCCCTGGAGCAAGTCCTGGGGAACCAGGGGGTCCTCCTGCTCGACGAGCTCGACGGACGAACCCTGGACGTGCTCGCCGTACCGGCCAACCGCAACCACCACGAGGCTCACACCGAGCCCATTGCCGTCGACCCGGCCAACCGGGCCTGACGGGAAAGGAGACCACCATGTCCAACGCATCCGTCGCCGCCACCAAGGCGGCCATCGCAGTCCCCGCCTGGGTCTGGGCCGTCGCGGCCTTCGCCCTCTTCGGTGCCTACTTCCTCGTGCAGGAGAACGGCGCTCTGCTCTCGGCGAATGCTGCGCAGTTCCTGCACGAGTTCACCCACGACGGCCGCCACGCCCTCGGCGTGCCCTGCCACTGATCCTGATGCGGACCACGTGGACGCAGCGCCTCGTTCGGGGCGGTGCGAGCGGAATCGCAGGGGGCACGGCTGCGGCTGTGGTCCTGTGGATGGCAGTCGAGCCGGTCCTGTCCCGCGCGATCGCGTTGGAGGGCGCAGGCGCCGACGCGCACGATCACGCGGGATCGGAGGGCGCCCACAGCCACTCCCACGAAGCCGGCGAGGTCGTGACCCGGCTGCAGCAGCAGATCGGCGGCACCCTGACCGTGATCATCGTTGCGGCTCTGATGGGCCTGGCCTTCTCGGTCGTCTATGCGCGGTCGCGGCATCGCCTTCCCGGGCGCACGGACCTCGGCAAGTCGACTGCGCTCGGTATGCTCGCCTTCGTCGTCATGGCCTTGCTGCCCGCTCTCGTCATCCCGGCCAATCCCCCCGGCGTCGGTGATCCGGACACCGTGAACTACCGCACGCTGTGCTACTTCGTGGTCATCGGGCTGGGAGTTCTCGTCGTCGGCGCAGCCTTCGGGACTCAGCGCTTCCTGGAGCGGCGGGGGACTTCGTTGGGACTGACGTGGCTCGCTGTGGCTGCGGTGGCGACGCTGGGTGCGGGCGCCGTCCTGCTGTTCGCGCCGGGCCCGGCTGACGTCGTACCCGGCTCCGTGCCGGCGGCGCTGCTCTGGGACTTCCGGGTCGGGTCGCTCGCCCAGCTCGGGGCAATGTGGGGCGTGATCGGCCTGGTGCACGGGGCGGTCACTCACCGAGCTGAGGTGGCTCGCCCAGGGGCCGGGCGACCGATGGCCGTCCGGGCGTGACCCTCTTCGGAGGCGTCGTGGCAGACCGTGACCAGTGCCTGGTCACGGTCTGCCGTGGCTGTTGTTGCGGCGACGTCGGCCGCCATCCTGACGTCGACCACGCCGCACAGGTCAATGCGCTCATCCATGGTCTGCGTGGCCGTGCCGAGGTGCGGGTGAGTACCTGTCTGCTGGTCTGCGGGGAGTCGAACGTCGTCGTCGTCTCGCCAGCGCCCTCCGCGCGTGTCGAACGGAGAGCTCGACCAGTGTGGCTCGGCGGGGTTCTCCAGCCCTCGGTGATCGACGCGATCGTCGAGTGGGTACGCCGAGGAGGACCGGGACGGGCCGAGATGCCGTCAGTCCTCACGGCGAGGGTGACCGAACCGTTTCGCGCCCTTATACCCTAGGGGGGTATTCCGGACGTATGGACACCGCTACGCGGAGATCAGCCTCCATCGCACTGCTGGTGATCACCACGGCGCAGCTGATGCTGGTGCTGGACGACTCGATCGTGAACATCGCGCTGCCGAGCATCAAGCGGTCGCTCGACGTGGAGCCGGTCGACCTGCCGTGGGTCGTGAACGCCTACATCGTGGTGTTCGGATCCCTGATCCTCGTCGGCGGACGCATCGGGGACGTGTGGGGGGCGTCGCCGCACCTTCTCGACGGGGGTCGCGGTCTTCGTGGCAGGGTCGCTCGCCGGGGGCATGGGGCACAACCTCGAGACATTGGTCGCCGCTCGCGCCCTGCAAGGCCTCGGTGCCGCGTTGGCGGCCCCGAACGCGCTGGCGCTCATCGCGACGTCGTTCCAGGACAAGAAGATGCGCGACACCGCGCTGTCGCTTTATGGCGCCATGTCCGGGCTCGGCATCATCGCCGGGCTCTTCCTCGGGGGAGTGCTGACTGAGGTCGGGGGCTGGCGCTGGGTGTTCTTCATCAACGTGCCGATCGGCCTTCTCGTGCTGTGGGGGAGTCGGTCGCTCACTGCTGCCGTCCCGTGCCGGGGCCACTTGGCGGCATCGGTGCGGCGTTCGTGAACGGGGGCATGCTGACGATGACCTACGGGATCACGCGCATTGGCGAGGACGGTCTCTCCGACGTGCTCGGTCCGCTCCTGATCGTGGGCGCAGCGATCCTGTTGGCTCTCTTCGTGCTGTCGCAGGCGAAAGTCCGTCGCCCACTCCTCCCGCTCGGAATCCTGGCAGACAGGTCCCGATCCGGCGCCTACCTCGGCATGCTCCTCCTGGCCATCGGTCCGATGGGCACGTTCTACGTCATCACGCTCTACCTCCAGGACGCGCGGCACTTCACCCCCGTCGAGGCCGGAACCGCGTGGCTGCCATTCGCGTCGGGATCGTGGTGGGTGCGGCACTGGCTCCTGTGATGATCGGCCGGACCTCCGTCCGTGCGGTCGCTCCCTCGGGCGCGCTGCTCAGCGCGATCGCCATCCTTTGGTTCTCCAGGGTCGGCGAGGAGACGTCGTACGGGACCCACCTCGCGCCCGCGATGTTCCTGCTCGCGGTGGGGTTCGGATTCGGCGTGATGGCCCTGACCCAGGCGGCGGTGTACGACGTTCCCGAGGACCGCGCAGGTGTCGCTGCCGCCGTGCTCAACGCGGCACAGCAGGTCGGGGTGGGGCTCGGGCTGGCACTGCTGGCCGGTGTCGCCGCGGCCGCCACGGGCGGGAGCGGTCAAGGTGCAGCGGCCTTGGTCGACGGCTATCAGCGGGCGTTGGAGGTGGCGACCGTGATCCTTCTGCTGGCCGGAGTCGTCACCGCGCTGCTCCTCAGGGGCAGGGCGCAGCCCGCCCGATGATGCTGACGGCGGGTGGTGGAGGGCGACACCGCCTTCGTCACCTGGCTGCCGTGCGTCAGCTGGGTGGTCGTGACCGCAGGTTCTGAGTGATCGCCCGTGATGCTGACATCAGCAACTGACCGATCGAGTCGCATCGGGTATCGACGGTCTCGCGGCCGGGAAGTTCTCCGACGAGACAGCGCGGACGACCTGGGCAGGGGCGACCATCTGAGGACCACCGACAAGCGCAGACGTCGCCGGGTGCATCCTCTCCAATGCCGGCTCGATGTAGCGGTTCCGACCCCTTCAGTCACGAAGGCGCTTAGGCGGGTGTCGTCTTGGTACGACTCTTGGCGGCTGAGAGCACGGAAGCGCTTACCCCCGGCGTAACCCCACGGTGCAATCACTACGGTTTCATGCGTTGTTTTGCCCGCACTGCAGGCGTGAATCCGACGAGCGAGGGCCCGGGAAGCCATTCGGAGTGAGACGCCCAGGCAGAGGTGCTGCCTATCGCCGCCTTAGACCGCACCGCCTCCGAGCGATCCGTCATGAGGAGAGGGCGCGGATCACCATCTCGGACACCTGTTCGATGCGATCTTCGGAGATCTTCGTCGGTTGCGCGAGCAGCCACTCGGCGACCCGGTCGCCGTGCACAAAGGTGCACCGATCTTTGGCCACACCTTGAGGGAAGTTCGCCCACAACACCATGACGGGCACGATCCACACGTTCAGCCGCGACGCAGCGAGTACTCGATCATGCGTTTCCTTCGCCAGAGCGATCACGTGGCCCGCGCCGGGATGGGCGTAACCCAGCGTCGGATTGTCGAGTCGCTGAACGGCCACTCGCCCCTCGCTGACGGTGACGGTGCCGTTGATCCGCTTCGAGTCCAGGAGGAACACTCCACCTGGTCCGACGACCAGGTGGTCGATGTTGCCGTGGTGAGCAGGCAGGTCGTGAGTCACTACCCACCCTTCGGCCTTCAGCGGTGCGACAGCAGCCGCGGTCGCCTCTTCGCCCCACGCGCCCGCCTGCCAGTTCTCGATCCATCCGGGTGGGCTCATGCGTGCGAAGAGGTAGAAGCAAAGGGCGGCTCCCGCAAACACGCCGGCGATCCAGGCGAGGGCCGGCCAGGTGGCGGCGATTGCGAAGGAACCGACGATCACCGAGCCGCAGATCGCCCCGAC
Above is a genomic segment from Nocardioides aromaticivorans containing:
- the nthB gene encoding nitrile hydratase subunit beta, with product MNGVFDLGGTDGLGPIDPPAEEPIFRAEWEKPAFTMFAACFRAGWFGVDQFRYGIEVMDPAVYLKAPYYEHWLHTFEYYGIGGGHIDEAELDRRTQFYLDNPDAPLPEHEQSQELIDFVNAVVPAGAPAGRPTDKEPRFKVGDVVRMGIDVPFGHSRRAGYVRGKTGVIISHHGSFIYPDSAGNGHGDAPEHLYTVQFSAEELWGAQYADPNGSTCFDVWDPYIELVEKEGAVA
- a CDS encoding CbtA family protein — translated: MRTTWTQRLVRGGASGIAGGTAAAVVLWMAVEPVLSRAIALEGAGADAHDHAGSEGAHSHSHEAGEVVTRLQQQIGGTLTVIIVAALMGLAFSVVYARSRHRLPGRTDLGKSTALGMLAFVVMALLPALVIPANPPGVGDPDTVNYRTLCYFVVIGLGVLVVGAAFGTQRFLERRGTSLGLTWLAVAAVATLGAGAVLLFAPGPADVVPGSVPAALLWDFRVGSLAQLGAMWGVIGLVHGAVTHRAEVARPGAGRPMAVRA
- a CDS encoding CbtB domain-containing protein, with protein sequence MSNASVAATKAAIAVPAWVWAVAAFALFGAYFLVQENGALLSANAAQFLHEFTHDGRHALGVPCH
- a CDS encoding nuclease-related domain-containing protein, which encodes MSSPVGKPGRSSQAQYDALTRSWRRRNRKLFLAVGAICGSVIVGSFAIAATWPALAWIAGVFAGAALCFYLFARMSPPGWIENWQAGAWGEEATAAAVAPLKAEGWVVTHDLPAHHGNIDHLVVGPGGVFLLDSKRINGTVTVSEGRVAVQRLDNPTLGYAHPGAGHVIALAKETHDRVLAASRLNVWIVPVMVLWANFPQGVAKDRCTFVHGDRVAEWLLAQPTKISEDRIEQVSEMVIRALSS
- a CDS encoding nitrile hydratase accessory protein, which encodes MSVGTRDRPSAEERRAVEDLVCDMPGVRAGDLAFDEPWEIRAFALAVSAHKTGQFDWSQFQGALIASISAWEKENPGLDDPSWSYYEHWVAALEQVLGNQGVLLLDELDGRTLDVLAVPANRNHHEAHTEPIAVDPANRA
- the nthA gene encoding nitrile hydratase subunit alpha — protein: MSGLVKSQEEIAARVKALESMLIEQGVMTTSMVDRMVEIYENEVGPHLGAQLIAKAWSDPEFKARLLEDATEAAKELGISGLQGEDLVALENTDDVHNAIVCTLCSCYPWPVMGLPPNWYKEPQYRSRIVREPRKVLAEEFGFDVPVDKEIRVWDSSSEMRYFVMPQRPAGTDGWSEEQLAALVTRDSMIGVAPAKAAS